The following proteins are co-located in the Pyrobaculum calidifontis JCM 11548 genome:
- the psmB gene encoding archaeal proteasome endopeptidase complex subunit beta — protein sequence MGEEVSIGATAVGIKTKEGVVLAAEKRVSYGFYTLSTAGKKVFIVNDRLAIASAGIIADMQTLAKILKLNAKAYELEMKRKPSVHAMAKLLSVVMFSRRFMPFFAEVLVGGIDDEGPHLIVMDPLGSLIEDNYAALGTGAKLAIAIIDASYKPDMSLQDAKKLAVQALKAALERDPVSGGGIDLVVIDKNGAREEEVKLQVLI from the coding sequence ATGGGAGAGGAGGTGTCTATAGGCGCCACAGCGGTGGGCATAAAGACTAAGGAGGGCGTAGTGCTCGCCGCGGAGAAAAGGGTCTCCTACGGATTCTATACGCTTAGCACGGCGGGGAAGAAGGTGTTCATTGTAAACGACAGGCTGGCCATAGCGTCGGCGGGCATCATCGCCGACATGCAGACGCTGGCCAAGATCCTCAAATTAAACGCAAAGGCGTATGAGCTTGAGATGAAGAGGAAGCCCTCGGTGCATGCCATGGCCAAGTTGCTGTCTGTGGTGATGTTCTCTAGGCGGTTTATGCCGTTCTTCGCCGAGGTGCTCGTCGGCGGCATAGACGACGAGGGGCCCCACCTCATCGTCATGGACCCCCTGGGCAGCCTCATCGAGGACAACTACGCGGCGTTGGGCACCGGGGCGAAGCTCGCGATTGCCATAATAGACGCCTCGTATAAGCCAGACATGTCGCTCCAAGACGCAAAGAAGCTCGCCGTCCAAGCACTCAAGGCGGCGCTGGAGCGGGACCCAGTCTCAGGCGGCGGGATAGACCTAGTGGTAATAGACAAAAACGGGGCGAGGGAGGAGGAGGTAAAATTGCAGGTTTTGATTTAG
- the rtcA gene encoding RNA 3'-terminal phosphate cyclase, protein MIRIDGSYGEGGGQILRTAIALSALLGVPVEVFNIRAKRANPGLQPQHLTGVNAAALLTDAELEGAAKGSTRLVFKPKTIKCGGFQIDIGTAGSISLVIQTLTPIALFAPCPVRLSITGGTDVAWAPPIDYMRFVFAPVVGRFGGRVKIEVLRRGHYPKGGGRVEVEVAPVDVLKPVDAVDFGKVLKIRGISHAVNLPAHVAERQARAAAEALAKEGYAADISTEVRNDGLGPGSGVVLWAESDVGNVVGGDALGERGKPAEAVGREAAEKLLTALKSGASVDSHMADMAVVYMALAEGVSRITTPELTLHLQTNMYIVERFLPVKFRVEKLGQRHLIEVNGVGRRR, encoded by the coding sequence GTGATTCGCATTGACGGATCGTACGGGGAGGGAGGCGGCCAAATTCTCCGGACTGCCATTGCACTGTCGGCACTTTTGGGAGTCCCGGTTGAGGTCTTCAATATTAGGGCGAAGCGGGCCAACCCAGGCCTACAGCCCCAGCACCTCACCGGCGTAAACGCCGCGGCTCTGTTGACAGACGCCGAGCTGGAGGGGGCGGCCAAGGGGTCCACTAGGCTGGTGTTTAAGCCCAAGACTATTAAGTGCGGCGGCTTTCAGATCGACATCGGCACGGCGGGTAGCATCTCGCTGGTTATTCAGACGTTGACTCCCATTGCCCTCTTCGCACCGTGCCCCGTGAGGCTGAGCATCACGGGGGGCACCGACGTGGCGTGGGCGCCGCCCATAGACTACATGAGGTTCGTCTTTGCGCCAGTGGTGGGGAGATTTGGCGGCCGGGTTAAGATCGAGGTGTTGAGGCGGGGGCACTACCCCAAGGGCGGCGGGCGCGTGGAGGTGGAGGTGGCGCCCGTGGACGTGCTAAAGCCCGTCGACGCGGTGGACTTTGGGAAAGTGTTGAAGATCCGCGGTATTTCGCATGCCGTCAATCTCCCGGCCCACGTGGCGGAGAGGCAGGCAAGGGCCGCGGCCGAGGCCTTGGCCAAGGAGGGGTACGCCGCCGACATCTCCACCGAGGTGAGAAACGACGGGCTGGGCCCCGGCTCTGGGGTCGTCCTGTGGGCCGAGTCAGACGTGGGCAACGTGGTGGGGGGAGACGCCCTGGGCGAGAGGGGGAAGCCCGCGGAGGCCGTGGGGAGGGAGGCCGCCGAGAAGTTGCTCACGGCGCTTAAGTCGGGCGCCTCTGTGGACTCCCACATGGCCGACATGGCCGTGGTGTATATGGCCCTCGCAGAGGGCGTCAGCCGCATCACTACGCCGGAGCTCACCCTGCACCTCCAGACGAATATGTACATAGTGGAGCGCTTTCTCCCAGTCAAGTTTAGAGTGGAGAAGCTTGGCCAACGCCACTTGATCGAGGTCAACGGCGTGGGCCGCCGGCGCTAG
- a CDS encoding NOG1 family protein: MSFEVVDKAKLPYIYTADELISMFLTAYAREEARGSTAEPAFVKQKRLEIRRIVTSGKLLASTLRDMALRMPFLDKLHPFYRELIDVVYGAQVYKHAVAKVGNAHIAIKAIAKEAITAVRTAADKSQLYKARKMYQARVIDLLRDLAPELDKLREVVIYLRKLPSVDPTLFTIAVAGAPNVGKSSFVRCVSTAEPEVAEYPFTTKQIHLGHIILKGDKVQIVDTPGLLDRPLAERNAIERQAVLALRHLANVILFLVDPTPHSGYSLEMQKRLYDEIKTSFEAPTVAVVNKVDIATQEELEKARELFNPVAHISTLNCHGTREVVDYVLNKYYVPLALEKLREIRRRA; encoded by the coding sequence GTGTCTTTCGAGGTCGTGGATAAGGCCAAGTTGCCCTACATATACACCGCCGACGAGCTCATCTCTATGTTTCTCACCGCCTATGCCCGAGAGGAGGCTAGGGGCTCCACGGCTGAGCCCGCCTTTGTGAAACAGAAGAGGCTGGAGATTAGGCGGATAGTGACCTCGGGCAAGCTTCTCGCCTCGACTCTTAGGGACATGGCGCTTAGAATGCCCTTTCTCGACAAGTTGCACCCCTTCTACAGAGAGCTCATAGACGTGGTATACGGCGCGCAGGTGTATAAACACGCGGTGGCTAAGGTGGGCAACGCCCACATCGCCATAAAAGCCATAGCCAAGGAGGCTATCACGGCCGTGAGGACGGCGGCGGACAAGAGCCAGCTCTACAAGGCGAGGAAGATGTACCAAGCCAGAGTTATAGACCTACTGAGGGACTTGGCGCCGGAGCTCGACAAGCTCAGAGAAGTCGTGATCTACCTTAGAAAGCTACCGTCGGTGGACCCCACGCTCTTCACAATCGCCGTCGCGGGGGCGCCCAACGTGGGGAAGAGTAGCTTCGTGAGGTGCGTGTCCACCGCGGAGCCCGAGGTGGCTGAGTACCCCTTCACAACTAAGCAGATCCACCTGGGCCACATCATCCTAAAGGGGGACAAGGTCCAGATTGTCGACACGCCGGGCCTCTTAGACAGGCCGCTGGCCGAGCGCAACGCCATTGAGCGGCAGGCCGTGCTCGCCCTGCGCCACTTGGCCAACGTGATCCTCTTCCTCGTGGACCCCACCCCCCACAGCGGCTACAGCTTAGAAATGCAGAAGAGGCTCTACGACGAGATTAAGACGAGCTTTGAGGCCCCCACAGTCGCTGTGGTAAACAAGGTGGACATAGCCACGCAGGAGGAGCTAGAGAAGGCCAGGGAGTTGTTCAACCCAGTGGCCCACATCTCTACGCTAAACTGCCACGGAACAAGGGAGGTGGTGGACTACGTGTTGAACAAGTACTACGTCCCGCTGGCCTTGGAGAAGCTGCGGGAGATTCGGAGGAGGGCCTAG
- a CDS encoding MFS transporter, giving the protein MAVYSVIVLWDLLGGPLPAGIATAAIEAGFLILAPIMGAVADRVNKPVHFIALSSVVIALGYLSLSLGYYAPSDVGKIALVGVAILAFSLSPSLYIPNFQKFVRGFSKGDAETLTVFSSIEALQSLTSIPAPLIAGVLISLMGYSYYLLTTAPLIIIATVVFVVWYTAAAKRLRQ; this is encoded by the coding sequence GTGGCGGTGTACTCGGTGATCGTCCTCTGGGACCTTCTCGGGGGCCCTCTGCCCGCTGGCATAGCAACTGCGGCAATTGAAGCTGGGTTTCTAATTCTCGCGCCCATTATGGGCGCGGTGGCGGATAGGGTGAACAAGCCTGTGCACTTCATAGCGCTGTCCAGCGTCGTTATAGCTTTGGGGTACTTGTCTCTTTCGCTTGGATACTACGCGCCTAGCGACGTTGGTAAAATCGCGCTTGTTGGAGTTGCCATACTAGCCTTTAGTCTATCGCCGTCGCTTTACATCCCGAATTTTCAGAAATTTGTAAGAGGTTTCTCCAAGGGCGATGCAGAGACTCTCACTGTATTCTCGTCGATAGAGGCGCTCCAGTCTTTAACCTCGATCCCCGCTCCGCTGATTGCCGGCGTCCTTATAAGCTTAATGGGGTATTCGTACTACCTCTTGACCACGGCGCCTCTCATCATAATCGCCACGGTAGTATTCGTGGTGTGGTACACGGCCGCAGCAAAGCGACTTCGGCAATAA
- a CDS encoding SAM hydrolase/SAM-dependent halogenase family protein, whose protein sequence is MVIALLTDFGTKDYFVAAMKGVILSINPNAVVVDITHEVPPQDVWTGAFVLKSVYKWFPRGTIFVAVVDPGVGTERAPLLLQTRNYFFVGPDNGVLSLAAQEDGVVAAYRIEARLPRVSRTFHGRDVFAPAAAYLSLGISPSMLGAPMGQWKRLEAPRAEYREGALYAHTIYVDRFGNVYTSATEEDVRQLASPGDVLCVEGPATIRARYVEAYGYASPGETVALINSEGYLELAISMGNAAATYGLKPGQAIKIRRC, encoded by the coding sequence GTGGTCATAGCCCTGTTGACCGACTTCGGGACCAAGGACTACTTCGTGGCGGCGATGAAGGGGGTCATCCTCTCCATAAACCCCAACGCCGTGGTAGTAGACATAACCCACGAGGTGCCGCCGCAGGACGTGTGGACGGGGGCCTTCGTGCTCAAGTCCGTGTACAAGTGGTTTCCCCGAGGCACAATCTTCGTGGCAGTGGTGGACCCAGGCGTGGGAACCGAGAGGGCGCCCCTCCTGCTCCAGACAAGGAACTACTTCTTCGTAGGCCCAGACAACGGCGTACTCTCCCTAGCCGCCCAAGAGGACGGGGTAGTGGCGGCGTACCGCATTGAGGCGAGGCTCCCCAGGGTCTCTAGGACCTTCCACGGACGGGACGTGTTTGCCCCAGCGGCGGCCTACCTGTCGCTGGGCATTAGCCCCTCCATGCTGGGAGCGCCCATGGGCCAATGGAAGAGGCTAGAGGCGCCCCGCGCAGAGTACAGAGAAGGCGCGCTTTACGCCCACACGATCTACGTGGACAGATTTGGCAACGTCTACACCTCGGCCACCGAGGAGGACGTCAGACAGCTGGCGTCCCCCGGCGACGTCCTCTGCGTAGAGGGGCCGGCCACGATCAGGGCTCGGTACGTGGAGGCCTACGGCTACGCCTCGCCCGGGGAGACGGTGGCCCTGATAAACAGCGAGGGGTACCTAGAGCTGGCCATCTCCATGGGAAACGCCGCGGCCACCTACGGCCTAAAGCCGGGGCAAGCGATAAAAATACGGAGGTGTTGA
- a CDS encoding PaREP1 family protein, whose product MFPTKTWKDIESYRQARLREALVEARLSLEFLEDGLVRNAAGKAFQAWKAYLGALAAEHRDKLKPIYPGSRKIRAGEEEVEDVDVVIALAPTSVMFKIAAELAKFAGVEVVKNTAIALQLHRYQYNGPDPEGLLTDIPDDKTAAHLICALLQPFSEHLGELYDNVCGTLKRQTATTPSTTPGQKSL is encoded by the coding sequence GTGTTTCCTACCAAGACCTGGAAAGACATTGAGTCCTATAGACAGGCCAGGCTCAGGGAGGCCCTCGTGGAGGCTAGGCTTTCTCTAGAGTTTTTGGAAGATGGTCTCGTCCGCAACGCCGCCGGCAAGGCCTTTCAGGCGTGGAAGGCCTACCTAGGCGCCTTAGCCGCCGAGCACAGAGACAAGCTAAAGCCCATCTACCCCGGCTCCCGCAAGATAAGGGCAGGGGAAGAGGAGGTGGAGGATGTGGACGTGGTAATAGCCCTAGCCCCCACCTCTGTCATGTTCAAGATCGCCGCCGAGTTGGCCAAATTCGCCGGCGTTGAGGTGGTGAAAAACACGGCCATAGCCCTCCAACTACACCGCTACCAGTACAACGGGCCAGACCCAGAGGGCCTTTTAACGGACATACCAGACGACAAGACGGCGGCCCACCTCATCTGCGCCCTCCTACAGCCGTTCTCAGAACACCTAGGCGAACTCTACGACAACGTCTGTGGAACACTGAAAAGGCAGACCGCGACGACGCCGAGCACCACCCCCGGCCAGAAAAGTTTATAA
- a CDS encoding NAD-dependent epimerase/dehydratase family protein, which yields MRVVLFGGLGFIGANVVEALAGEELYVAHRPSSPSKRPLIAQFVSRYAQLVEYRDPAAVIERVRPDVVVNLVGEYFGGVEELREANAEFPKRLCDAARRVGWRGKVVHFSAATVRGPVGEVIEEERPHLSGIRPVSPFDQFKAEGEAVVANCFDDWVIVRPTLVYGRFNDHPEWVTLTRLVSRGIAPAISAGVSSISARELAKAVKRSLHLSREYFFATECQPRPLAEFVDAIATALGKRAVKIPVPAALLKVAAPRELRPHLPFLGKRFSCEKMRSLLGFVPAPDFQREVAEMVHYIVGGGPGGT from the coding sequence GTGAGAGTGGTGCTCTTCGGCGGGCTTGGCTTTATAGGTGCCAATGTGGTTGAGGCGTTGGCCGGCGAGGAGCTCTACGTGGCGCACCGCCCCTCTTCTCCGTCTAAGAGGCCTCTCATTGCCCAGTTCGTCTCTCGATACGCCCAGCTCGTGGAGTACAGAGACCCAGCCGCCGTGATTGAGCGCGTGAGGCCCGACGTTGTGGTAAACTTGGTGGGGGAGTACTTCGGTGGGGTTGAAGAGCTTAGGGAGGCGAACGCGGAGTTTCCCAAGAGGCTGTGCGACGCCGCGAGGCGCGTGGGGTGGAGGGGGAAGGTGGTCCACTTCTCCGCGGCCACCGTGAGGGGGCCCGTGGGGGAGGTCATTGAGGAGGAGAGGCCCCACCTCTCTGGGATACGCCCAGTATCCCCCTTTGACCAGTTCAAGGCGGAGGGGGAGGCCGTGGTGGCCAACTGCTTCGACGACTGGGTCATTGTCAGGCCTACGCTGGTCTACGGGAGGTTCAACGACCACCCAGAGTGGGTCACTTTGACGAGGCTGGTCTCCAGAGGCATTGCGCCTGCCATATCGGCGGGGGTGTCCTCTATCTCTGCCAGAGAGTTGGCCAAGGCGGTCAAGCGCTCTCTCCACTTGTCGAGGGAGTACTTCTTTGCCACGGAGTGTCAGCCGAGGCCCCTCGCCGAGTTTGTAGACGCCATTGCCACGGCCCTGGGGAAGAGGGCTGTGAAAATCCCGGTGCCGGCCGCCCTCCTAAAGGTCGCCGCGCCAAGGGAGCTGAGGCCCCACCTGCCCTTCCTCGGCAAGAGGTTCAGTTGCGAGAAGATGAGGAGTCTCCTGGGCTTTGTCCCCGCGCCGGACTTCCAGCGGGAGGTGGCTGAAATGGTGCACTACATCGTGGGCGGGGGCCCCGGTGGGACATGA
- a CDS encoding tRNA 2-thiocytidine biosynthesis TtcA family protein: MQIRIAVTKQGVDLGSYRRRVFETIRRYRLVEMGDVIYVAVSGGKDSCAALSLLREYVEEYRVDAEVKALHINLGFGYSPKLEEIVKRQAEALGVELHVAYAKDYLDILAASKASGRPICSVCGAVKRYIMNKVPRELGATKVATGHHMYDFLAYYFKNLAGQNHQWNFKILPKVEGRGLLLTKIRPLIFARPEENEAYCKSKGLPVNEVCCEYGLCGAAHAEVVEMLRAARRRDPDFDLKLMRGVVDFNTKFRPAEEEPVKKCKICGEPTSGEVCTVCRLRSLLGAT; the protein is encoded by the coding sequence GTGCAAATCCGCATCGCTGTGACTAAGCAGGGGGTTGACTTGGGGTCGTACCGGCGGCGGGTCTTTGAGACTATCCGCCGGTATAGGCTTGTGGAAATGGGGGACGTGATCTACGTTGCGGTGTCGGGCGGGAAGGACAGCTGCGCCGCGTTGTCGCTTCTAAGGGAGTACGTCGAGGAGTATAGAGTAGACGCCGAGGTGAAGGCCCTCCACATAAACCTCGGCTTTGGCTACTCCCCCAAGCTGGAGGAGATCGTGAAGAGGCAGGCGGAGGCCCTGGGCGTCGAGCTCCACGTGGCCTACGCCAAGGACTACTTGGACATACTCGCCGCCTCTAAGGCCAGCGGGAGGCCGATATGCTCAGTGTGCGGCGCAGTGAAGCGCTACATAATGAACAAGGTGCCCAGGGAGCTCGGCGCCACCAAGGTGGCCACGGGCCACCACATGTACGACTTCTTGGCCTACTACTTCAAGAACTTGGCCGGGCAGAACCACCAGTGGAACTTCAAAATTTTGCCCAAGGTAGAGGGCCGGGGCCTGCTTCTCACCAAGATTAGGCCCCTCATATTTGCAAGGCCGGAGGAAAACGAGGCGTACTGCAAGTCGAAGGGCCTCCCCGTCAACGAGGTGTGTTGCGAATACGGCCTCTGCGGCGCGGCGCACGCCGAGGTGGTAGAGATGCTACGGGCCGCCAGGAGGAGGGACCCAGACTTCGACCTCAAGCTCATGCGCGGCGTCGTGGACTTCAACACGAAGTTCCGCCCGGCCGAAGAGGAGCCGGTGAAGAAGTGCAAAATCTGCGGCGAGCCCACCAGCGGGGAGGTGTGCACAGTCTGCAGGCTGAGGTCTCTGCTAGGGGCCACGTAG
- a CDS encoding TrpB-like pyridoxal phosphate-dependent enzyme — protein MRRSSTEEWMVPTRWYNIVPDLPKPLPPYLKPNGEPVAPKDFEMLFARELVRQEFSQERWISIPREVRDVYLIWRPTPLVRARRLEEALKTPARIYYKFEGVSPPGSHKPNTAVAQLYYVSREGVGRVTTETGAGQWGSSVAFAASLFGVKATVYMVRASYLQKPYRRVLMELWGAEVVPSPSDRTEAGRRFLSEDPNHPGSLGIAISEAVEDAVKNGAKYVLGSVLNHVLIHQTVIGLEALEQIRQFDDYPDYVVGACGGGSSFSGLFWPFYYEKKVGKAEKDVKFLAVEPKAVPTLTKGEYLYDFGDTAGLTPLIKMFTIGHDYKPPPIHAGGLRYHGCAPTLSLLVAEGEVGAVAYGQREVFEAAVLFARTEGVVPAPESAHAVKAAVELALAAKREGRPITILFNMSGHGLLDLAAYDEYLRGALPDVEPSAEALAKHIEKVRQLQAARP, from the coding sequence ATGCGTAGGTCGTCGACGGAGGAGTGGATGGTCCCCACTCGGTGGTACAACATAGTGCCCGACCTCCCCAAGCCGCTTCCTCCGTACCTAAAGCCGAATGGGGAGCCGGTTGCGCCCAAGGACTTCGAGATGCTCTTCGCCAGGGAGTTGGTTAGGCAGGAGTTTTCGCAGGAGAGGTGGATATCGATACCGCGGGAGGTCAGAGACGTGTACCTGATATGGAGGCCCACCCCTCTGGTGAGGGCCAGGAGGCTTGAAGAGGCCTTGAAGACCCCCGCGCGCATTTACTACAAGTTCGAGGGCGTCTCGCCGCCGGGCTCCCACAAGCCCAACACGGCGGTGGCCCAGCTCTACTACGTCTCAAGGGAGGGCGTGGGGAGAGTGACTACGGAGACTGGGGCCGGGCAGTGGGGCTCCTCCGTCGCCTTCGCCGCGTCTCTCTTCGGCGTAAAGGCCACAGTCTACATGGTCAGAGCCTCGTATTTGCAGAAGCCGTATAGGCGGGTGTTGATGGAGCTCTGGGGGGCCGAGGTGGTGCCGAGCCCCAGCGACAGGACCGAGGCCGGCCGTAGGTTCCTCTCAGAGGACCCCAACCACCCAGGGTCTCTGGGCATAGCCATATCCGAGGCCGTGGAGGATGCGGTCAAAAACGGCGCAAAGTACGTCCTAGGCTCCGTCTTAAACCACGTCCTGATACACCAGACGGTGATAGGCCTCGAGGCCCTGGAGCAGATTAGGCAGTTCGACGACTACCCGGACTACGTGGTGGGGGCCTGCGGCGGTGGGAGCTCCTTCTCCGGCCTCTTCTGGCCTTTCTACTACGAGAAGAAGGTGGGCAAGGCGGAGAAGGATGTGAAGTTCCTCGCCGTGGAGCCCAAGGCCGTGCCCACGTTGACCAAGGGGGAGTACCTCTACGACTTCGGCGACACGGCGGGCTTGACCCCGTTGATCAAGATGTTCACCATAGGCCACGACTACAAGCCGCCTCCCATACACGCCGGGGGCCTTAGATACCACGGGTGTGCCCCAACGCTCTCCCTCCTGGTGGCAGAGGGGGAGGTAGGCGCCGTGGCGTACGGCCAGAGGGAGGTCTTCGAGGCGGCGGTGCTCTTCGCCAGAACCGAGGGCGTGGTTCCCGCGCCTGAGTCTGCCCACGCGGTGAAGGCCGCCGTGGAGCTTGCCCTAGCCGCGAAGAGGGAGGGGAGGCCAATCACAATACTCTTCAACATGTCGGGCCACGGCCTCCTAGACCTAGCCGCATACGACGAATACCTGCGGGGAGCTCTGCCAGACGTGGAGCCAAGCGCCGAGGCTCTCGCAAAGCACATAGAAAAGGTTAGACAACTACAGGCGGCGAGGCCCTAG
- a CDS encoding SPFH domain-containing protein, whose product MPQVIQWVNPREGDIIWRYPVDRIEWGAQLIVEEWQAAVFMRDGKVYDVFRAGRHTLTTLNLPLLTQALSRVAGFDKSPFTATVIFVSLKQHQLPFGGRGQTAELAPIQFYGTAWFRVADPALFVTQVVGGQNVYTTEDLQKFLRGYFNELLMAELSKQSIFTIYANLEQASFVAKAAIDPHFRRIGLELIDLKFEGLDVTDPVWRDRLFYIRATGVNPAEYLRMETVQKAAAELGKSPGAAAGTGIVLIPPLLWPQQTAQQPATAQPAPQATPQQQPQVAVSQGQQQQGIVCPQCGYVNPPGAKFCINCGYMLGKKCPQCGYVNPPDAKFCANCGTRLT is encoded by the coding sequence ATGCCGCAGGTCATCCAGTGGGTCAACCCCAGGGAGGGGGACATCATCTGGCGGTACCCCGTGGATAGAATTGAGTGGGGGGCCCAGCTCATAGTCGAGGAGTGGCAGGCGGCGGTCTTCATGCGCGACGGCAAGGTGTACGACGTCTTTCGCGCGGGGCGCCACACGTTGACCACTCTCAACCTGCCCCTCCTAACCCAGGCGTTGAGCAGAGTGGCTGGGTTCGACAAATCGCCTTTCACAGCCACAGTGATATTCGTCTCCCTAAAGCAACACCAGCTCCCGTTCGGAGGCCGGGGGCAGACCGCCGAGCTGGCCCCCATACAGTTCTACGGCACGGCGTGGTTTAGAGTGGCAGACCCAGCCCTCTTCGTCACCCAAGTGGTAGGCGGGCAGAACGTCTACACCACCGAGGACCTGCAGAAGTTCTTGAGGGGCTACTTCAACGAGCTCCTCATGGCCGAGCTCTCCAAGCAGTCCATCTTCACAATATACGCCAACCTGGAACAAGCCAGCTTTGTGGCAAAGGCGGCCATAGACCCCCACTTCCGCCGCATAGGCCTAGAGCTCATCGACCTGAAATTTGAAGGACTCGACGTCACAGACCCCGTGTGGAGAGACCGGCTGTTCTACATAAGAGCCACCGGCGTAAACCCAGCCGAGTACCTGCGCATGGAGACTGTCCAAAAAGCCGCCGCAGAGCTCGGCAAAAGCCCAGGCGCCGCCGCGGGCACAGGCATAGTCCTCATACCGCCCCTCCTATGGCCACAACAGACGGCCCAACAACCCGCAACCGCACAACCGGCGCCCCAGGCCACCCCACAGCAACAACCGCAAGTAGCCGTATCACAGGGCCAACAACAACAGGGCATTGTCTGCCCCCAGTGTGGATATGTAAACCCCCCTGGGGCTAAGTTCTGTATAAACTGCGGCTATATGCTGGGGAAGAAGTGCCCCCAGTGCGGCTACGTAAATCCGCCAGATGCCAAGTTCTGCGCTAACTGCGGCACGAGACTGACTTAG
- a CDS encoding transcription factor IIB has translation MIIQCPFCGAKYEAPPGRRFYVCPYCGTALSEGKTYENVYIFKPAVDKTAAFKAVLNFRPTAAPEDLPAASPVEAELHFLPLYLYYVSFPPLDQLATYATALATSSPPVPLPTGFRFPARWRTPFKPTLERVGVFHSPDLDPEAAFTSLQEVVEEARAYAQVFKVKIGVEWRLEGLVYYPIWRLAYDYRGRRYSAAVDATDGTVLYMEYPISARGRAEALGMAAAVVAGAAALGAMAAAYVGLPPALGAVGGGVASLGAATRLVLNLAAARVGKYKAEKRL, from the coding sequence GTGATTATCCAGTGCCCCTTCTGCGGCGCTAAGTACGAGGCGCCGCCCGGGCGCAGATTCTACGTGTGTCCATACTGCGGCACAGCGCTGAGCGAGGGAAAGACCTATGAAAACGTCTACATCTTCAAGCCCGCGGTGGACAAGACCGCGGCGTTTAAGGCTGTGCTAAACTTTAGACCCACGGCGGCCCCCGAGGACCTCCCCGCCGCATCCCCAGTGGAGGCAGAGCTACACTTCCTCCCCCTCTACCTCTACTACGTGTCTTTCCCACCTCTCGACCAACTTGCCACATACGCCACAGCCCTAGCCACCTCTAGCCCCCCAGTCCCCCTCCCGACGGGCTTTAGATTCCCCGCGAGGTGGCGCACCCCATTCAAGCCCACCCTAGAGAGAGTCGGAGTCTTCCACTCGCCGGACCTAGACCCAGAGGCCGCCTTCACCTCGCTTCAAGAGGTGGTGGAAGAGGCCAGGGCATACGCCCAGGTCTTCAAGGTGAAGATAGGCGTTGAGTGGCGCCTCGAGGGCCTCGTCTATTACCCCATCTGGCGCTTGGCCTACGACTACCGCGGAAGGAGGTACAGTGCGGCGGTCGACGCCACAGACGGCACAGTGCTCTACATGGAGTACCCAATATCGGCGAGAGGCCGCGCGGAGGCGCTGGGGATGGCCGCGGCCGTTGTGGCCGGCGCCGCGGCGCTTGGCGCAATGGCGGCGGCTTATGTGGGCCTGCCGCCGGCCCTCGGCGCAGTGGGCGGAGGCGTCGCCAGCCTGGGAGCGGCGACCAGGCTCGTGCTCAACTTAGCCGCGGCGAGAGTGGGCAAGTACAAGGCAGAAAAGAGACTCTAG
- a CDS encoding NifB/NifX family molybdenum-iron cluster-binding protein, translated as MRVVVPLDENRGWDSKISDEFGHAPYFALVDGDSLTIVEGPKVITGRGPRWAELYTKLKPDVVITKEIGKPAYAAFRQKGVTVYYADAKTLREAVEKWKRGELREFPEELAHEPHHEH; from the coding sequence ATGCGCGTCGTTGTTCCCCTAGATGAGAATAGGGGGTGGGACTCCAAGATATCGGACGAGTTCGGCCACGCCCCCTACTTCGCCCTCGTAGATGGAGACAGTTTGACAATAGTAGAGGGGCCGAAGGTGATAACTGGGAGAGGGCCTAGGTGGGCCGAGCTGTACACTAAGCTGAAGCCCGATGTAGTGATCACAAAGGAGATCGGGAAGCCAGCGTACGCCGCCTTTAGGCAAAAGGGCGTCACCGTGTACTACGCAGACGCCAAGACGCTGAGAGAAGCCGTGGAGAAGTGGAAGAGAGGCGAGCTAAGAGAGTTCCCCGAAGAGCTAGCCCACGAGCCCCACCACGAACACTAA